GTAAATGATATTAAAGGTAATCATAATGAAAAATCTAAATCGACTTAATTATGTAAATTTGGAGTTTAATTGACTCAACTATCTAGATGAGTGTATAGACTAATATGTCTAAACTTCAATATTTTAATTGATACAACGATATgttccaaattttaatttattcaatCCAAAGTTTAAGGGCTAAATTAATTTTCGTCCTAATAATACGGAGAACAATAAAAATTTAGGTTAAAAATACTTTTGGCCCCAAAACTTTCATTAGAGTAATAAATTAGTCCTTGGACTTTAAAAAGATGTTTAATGACTCGTAACGAGATGGGTTTGTAATGATCCAAAACTCATGTTCGGTTCAAGCCTTTTGGGCATAGTTTTGATTTACTTTTTCTTTCACTATTTTCACACTTTTCATTCCGTCTTCAACGACACTCctctaattttcaaatttataacaatttaattttcttttttttctaattacAACATTTGTAAGAATGGATCAACAAACCTTCAAGATACAATTTAGTTCTTGAAATTTAATAAGACTAACAATTTAATCATTATAGTTTAAAATTAGTAATGATTTAAGTCTCTAACATGAAATACCTTCTAAATAAGTGTCAACTTTTATACATTCATCTATATGTAAAAGAATTCATTAAATCTTACGGTTTTTTTCATAATAGAAACTACGTCATTACAAATGATAAAGTGTAGGattaaattgaaagtttaagaatcaaaaatattttttaactaaaaattaatgaaaaaggTGAAAATATGGGATTTGTTGAAGGCACAAGGACAAAATGTACATTCcactcaaaaagaaaaaagaattcaaaTTCAAAAGGGTATCCTTTGAATTCATGAAATGATGAAGTACACATATGACTTCATATACGTATGTATTTGTATATAAAGTCATTAAACTCTGACACACATAACGGAGTATCATGAAACACTccaaaatttttcaaaaagcaTCTTGGAAAAGCACCAAAATTTTTGCAATAAATGTTGAAttataacaaaacaaaatgcATGGCCATATTTGCATCCAAAACGAGATGCCCCATGTGCTCCCCAAAACCTCACACATAAACATACATATtccccaaagaaaaaaaaaaagaaaaaagaaaaaacatctATGTTTCCCCATCTATAGTGCTCTCTTTGCCCTTAAACTCAAAACAAACTCATCCCGTTCCTCTGTTCAATGGAGTGAATCCTACTCAAAACATCAAAACATCAAAACATCTCATTCTAAGACATGCTCCTTTCCTGTTTCCATTTCACTTTTTAAGAAACAAGCACTTTTTAATAATTCTGCTTGATAATGTTCTCGTTTCTGATTCTTGTTTCTCAGATTTTAAGAAACAGGTTAATGTTCTCGTTTCTGATTCTTGTTTCTCAGATTTTAAGAAACAGGTTAATGTTCTCGTTTCTGATTCTTGTTTCTCAGATTTTAAGAAACAGGTTAAGTGGATTATTACCAGAATCTGACATAaaaaaatgttgagagaaagtaaatagagATGGAAGAAAGTGGGGTATCTCTTAAAAACTCACGAAGGGTCCAACAAAAGAGAGgagctaaaaaagaaaaataaaataaaataaaataaataagttcACATGTGTGCACTATATTCAACTCACAACCCACTTCTGATGGAAGCCAGAAAAAACCAGCAAAAAactgtaaaaaagaaaaggtaccatataatttaaatttcaagCCAGTACAAAAGTTGGGGCCTCCCCCATTCACTTCCTCCAATGCACACAAAACAATGCATATCACAAACAATaacaacaaatataaatataataaaataattttacaCAAATAATCTAACAGAGAAACAAAGGGAGAGGGTCGATGCCATTTATACCATGTCAGTGCCCCCATGTGATACCTTTGGTCCTTCCCCCATGTGTGGGCCTAAACAAGAACAGTGTGAGACAAAACAGTCCTCTAAAGTTAAAAACTTTCACAAACCAAATCAAAATCCATTTTTGTCCTTGTTTTGTCAATTTGTAAAAAACTTGTCTACTCATCCactcaattttcaattcaacacaTCAAATAAAGAGAATACCATCATCAAATTATTGTATATCTaaaggaaaagggaaaaaaagaggTGTAAACTCAGCTATTTGGGTTACCAACTAACCCCCCACTTTCTTTGGTCCCAATGAGTTTTGTGATATTTCATTAGTCAGCTACAATAAATTTCTCAAAgtcttttcttcttctgttaACTTAGGACCCTACTACTATGTACATAAGAGGCTCTTGTGAGCTTCACAGAAATTTTAAATCCTACCTCTAACTATGAATAATACCAAGAACAAACAGAACTTATGTGTAGATGATGAACAATGTAAAACGGAGTTAATCCGACCGTAGTTTCTTTTAGTCAGCATGGTCCAGCACACACCCAAATTGGGCACAAAATAAAACACAGAAGAAACCTAACTCTCATAAACCAAATCATCTGTCCTAAATGTATGAGTTTTATATGTATTTGCTGTTAGGAGTATGTATTGATGAAGATGATACTTGTGGAGATCCTCTCTATAATAGTAGTAATAGATCTACTCCTCAAAGTAGGTATAATTTCGCTATACATCCGGGGATAATTCTTCTGCCTGCTATATGCTTCTCTAACTTTTCTGCACAAGTAAAAGATCAATTTCATTACCTATTTCATTCGCTAGAACTCTAAACATGATGCTCCCAAAATAGCAATAGATGACAGTAAGAGATTAGTTGTCTTACCCTAACATTGTTGATATCTGCTGGCCATGCTCATGTAGTTATTGCCTATATTTCAAAAGATTCACACAAGGAATAGAAACCTAAGGAAAGTAATGTATCTTACTTTGAATTACTGACTTCTTAAATTTAGCATGACGGAAAGGGAGCTACCACAAAGAAGAGAACAGGGACTTGCCATTCAGCTGTGGggtaaaaaaaagttattaagGGGAAGCTATGTCACCAGCAGGACCAGTAGGCAGTGACGAATTGCTCTAAGAAGATGAAGGTAACGTATTGGGACCGCACCCATCCGCTTTGACAGAAGAAATATCAGAATGTTGACCCAAGGCAGATTTTTTAGGAGAAGCAAATGGGCTATCAGGAAGGACCTGCTCAACACTGACCTCGTGGACAAAGTAAATAAATTAGGAGAAGAAAATGGTTAATGCATTGTACCAATTGAATTATCTGGAGCAAGATATCAAACTGGACCATCATCAGTATGTTTTAATGAGAAGTTAAGTTTCAAACCTTTTGTGAATTTCAAGCAGTTCGGAGTTGTAGCCATCTTCCGTGGCTTTGCCACCGCTGTTGCTTTGGACAAAACAAGGATTCTCTTCCAGCTGAAAGTTTTGCTGCGTGCTTATTGCATTGTTGGTAGCTAATTGGTTATTTTCATGCCCTGAAATAACTGACCATTAGATAATAGAAGAAGTCATCAAGTAACTGAAaacattgaaggaaaaaaaaggagagaagaCCAAGGAAGAATCAGCAAACCTTCAGATGCTTCTTGATTTATAAAATCAGGAGgaaaaatattttggttcatttgaTTATGAGACTCAATGGACAATGGAGCACAAATAGGTAAATTATGTGGGTGATGGTGGTGTAATTGATCGTTTTTCAAGTCAGGAAGCTGGAGATTCAATAGTCTTCTTCCCTGAAGTTCAAGCGCTTGTTGCAATTCAACTTGCTCTTCTAATTTCCTACGCAACATCATCCCTTGAGTATTATACATCATTCTTGCTCCTGTATATTAACGGAATGGATGAATAACAATGAGTGGCATACCGGTCTCAATgcaaatataaaaacaaaaaaagaatttataaGGCATATTCAATCAATTTCCCCAACTTTTCAAGAACCAAAAGGCTGTCAATTTTGGGGAAGGGAGCAAGCCTACTAATTTCATACCAAGATTTAGGTCATAAGGATCCCGGGCATCCAGTCCAGAGGGGCTCAAACAAGGAGAAAAGTCACCCCTATCTAGTTGCTGTTGTTGATGCTGCTGCCTCCTACATTCCATCCCAACTGTAAACATCACTGCTATAAGGAAGAAAGGAAACAGAATGGAACACAAGAGTTTATGGTAAATTTACTTTTCTGGAACTTTTCCCTTCTCCTTGTAGGGTTTCACAAGTACTCGAGATTCGCAAATAAAATGTGGATTCCCCTTTGCTAATATATTCTTTACGGTCTCTGGATAGACAAATGTAACAAACCCAAACATCCTCTTCTGTTGGTATGGAATCCTAACATCTTGAACAGGCCCAAATTTGCTGCAAAGAGATGAGAGTTCACCAAGATTAAATCAATGAAGCCAAATGATTGAACAATAACACTTCATGAAAATAAAAATGCTAAGACGTGGATAAAAACCAACATGGCTTTTATCATGACTGGCTTTTACCGTACCAAACTTCTAAACTGTTCCTTGACCAACTATTCCTAATTCGATCTACATATTATTGTCCATCAGCACATAATTCCTCATATTGTGTTGATTGAGCCTCATTAAGAAAGGAATTACTTATAGGTTACACCCAAGAACCAGAGTAAGAAGTAATTTAAagattttcaaataaaacatGGCACCCAAGAACTTAAGATCGTCAGAGTTTGAATGAAAGGTTGCTCCCAAATTAATATGCAGCGCCTCCAGACTCAAAACAAAACATTCTAAACAATTTTCTCCAGTGTAGGTTATGGACAGTTGATCTACAAATCAAGTCAGCAAAAGACTTCATACCACTAAACTAAGacaaattaatatatatatatatatatatatatatgagaaagCACTTCTTTTTTTCCTCGGCAGCAATAAAACTTGTATGTTGTAGCAAGAAGTTTTAATTTTCAAAGACATACTCTTGAGCACATCAATGAATAAAACAATGTGAATTCCGATTCACTTGTAACAGTTGGTTTTGGCATTAGACAACCTCaaaaacgataaaattgaaCATCCAAATATTTCCTCTTTTATTTCTAATATGTCAGAAAGGTAAACACTTGAATGAAGCCTTCAAATTATTCAAGTATCCACATGGGACACATAGGTGATTAAACAAACATATGCAATATAGTGATCTATGTCATTCGGTGTTTGTGTTGCATAGCATTCATGCTTCTTCAAGATGTACTCAGGTGTACAAGAACACAAAACAGTAGGGCAAACTACACAATAGACACTGAAAAGTACAACATATTCGGAGTTTAAATCTCACTTAGTAGGGAATGGTGATAAAAGCAACTGGGAAAGGGGCGTTTAGGTGTAAAAGTATAGGCAAAGAAACAATTTGCAGGAAGATAAAAATAAGTTAAGCATCTTCCAAGGACATATACAGCAATATAAACCCATGACATTGACTATATATAAAACTATATCCAATTGAAGGttgtagaaagaaagaaattttgTCTAGGTCATAAAACAAAAGAACACCTTAAGAGACTCCTTCATTCTATTGGACTTGCTAGAACTGAAAATCTATAATCGTCAGAATTGTCATTCAAGCCTATGTGGACAAGGTAGGAAGAAAGAATGTGACAAGCTCAAATATCAAATGAACCAATCAGATATCAAATCATCTTACTACGTTTAAATGCATTGAAAAGTAAATACATTCAGGAAATTTCACAAGGAAATGAAAAAGGTAGCCCTCATCCTTAGAAGTGTTAAGGACACAGTTGTACGACCTATAGAACAAGTCTTGTTCAAGTAAGGTTGTAAAAGTACCCCTCATCCTCAAACTGAAGTTGAAATAGAACAAAGATGGTTTCAACAAAGGGTGGGGGCATAGGATATGAAGGAAGGCTCGTGATTCCAGTAAACAGGAAATTAAGAGAAAGATGGTTATTTGTTAGGGATGAGTACAAAGGGAAAGCACTCGTGCTGGAACTTAGGCTTATTTCACTAAGCATTAAAAAACCTCAATGGCCAGCCTCCTTAAACCCCTGAAAAGTTTTAATACAGAAAACTAGGAATCAGATGCAGGCAAGTCgctgaaaattttaaaaagtgagtAGTAATCAGAATTCAGAAACAAAACAATATGTTAGACTAAATTTCTCGACCATACTCATCTTACTTGCACAAAATTGGATTTTTATACAGTTAGGGAGACAATGACATGAATGGTTCGTCAAGATATTTTAACACCCAGAAAAAAGTCCACCACACCTCATTAGTTACCTGAAATATTCGGAAACATCTTCATCCTTGAAGGTACTATCAGCTGGGAATGTCAAATAAATCTGTCTGGACGCTGAGTTTCTCTTCTCCGCAGCCAAAGCCAGAAAATCATTCCTTTCACTTCTGGACATGCCAAACTTGTGATATTCATCTCCCATCATAAGTGCAGCTGCTGTAGCTCTAGATTATCCATTccaaataaagaagaaagagatcATTACAAACCATTCCCAAACAAAAAATCCCTCCACCCCCCAAAAGATACCATTATAGGCTTCATACACTATATATAGAAGAACGACAAGTCAAAGCACTAAAGTTGGTTATCTATCTCCATCATTACCTATGATTTTCATTTTGTTGCTGAAGTAGAAAATTGATATACTTGTTATACTGTGAAGGTGAGACTCCAGCCATTAACTCGGACGCTGTGGCCAATCTCTGTTGCTGAGCAGCTTTATATCGCATAAACTCCTCACGCTGATCAAACAAGCCCTCTAGTTTGCTAGGAGAACCAACAATGGCAGCAGAAGGATCAACCGAATCAGAAAAATCACCATGCAAGAACTTACAATTGCTACCATTTTTACAAAATCCTCTAGCAAAATAAAGACAAGGCTTATACCCAACTCCAAATCCACCATCTTCAGACCCAAAACAAACATCACTAGCAGAATAGCTTCTTCTGTGAAAAGGGGTATCAGCATTGTCCATAGACTGCGTCCAATTCTGCAAACCACGCCCTAATTCCGTCCTTGGATCCACCAAATCCTCCCCTCTCGAAGAAGACGACTCGTTCAAGAACGAAAGGTAATCATTAACCTGAGGCTCTTCAATAACTTCAGAATCCACAAACCCATTTTTATGCTGCATAAATGGAGGCATTGAAAAAGGGGCAGCACGAATACTGTCATAAGACAAAAGAGGACTAGATTTAGGGCTAATGACATTGTTAGTAATGCCTGAAAGTGACCAGGAACTGGTTGTGGAAGGAGAAGAAGGGTTTTTAGTCAAGTCAAAGCCATTATTAGGGATTCTAGGTGAAGATTGAGAAAAAGGGTTACTGTTTAAAGGTCTAGCGATAGGATTAAGAGGCGAAGGAGACGAAGGtgttgaagaagaagagttTAAAGGAAACCCTAAATGAGCTTTGGCCTTCAAAATCAATGAATGCAAAAGGGTTTCAGGCCCAAAAGCTAAGCGTATCAACTCCTTATCTCCAAGGTCTTGAATGAGAAGAAACCCCATGATTTTGGAAGCATTTTCAGGCTCCAAGTTCTTGATCTTTGCATAAACCAAAGTAGTTGCTTCATAAGCATCCATATCCCTTCTTCTTCAACTCCACTTCTTCCTCTGCTTCTTTCAATCAAAACCCACCAAAGAAAAACACTCAAAATACAAAACCCAAGAAGCTAAACCCTTAAATCCTTACTGGGTTTCAAGAAAATCCCAGTTTTTTTCCCAAGAAACAAACACAAATCAGTAGGGTTTTCAAGTGTTTTTAGCAAAGTGGGTATTGCTTAGTAGAGCCAAACAAGTGACAAACAACTTCTATCTCTATCTCTTCTTTCAATTCCTCTCTCTAGATTTTGcaaaaacagagagagagaagacacaaaaataaaaaaaaaaaaatggtgtaGTAGTGTAATAGTAGATTACAGATCTACTTCAAAGTTAAAAGAGTAATTGTCAAACAGTATAAATTTTTGTCATACGTgtgtatttatatataatccatctctctctctttttctgtATGCAAAATATAAACTTTTATCATATGAAAGAGATTCCAATGAAGAAGATAGGCCCCAAtgcttttctcttttcttttcttttcttttttttttttttccttttctttttcttcttcccaAGATAAAATgatacccaaaaaaaaaaattaaaactaaccCTAATTCCAAAACTAGGGTCCCACTTTTTTCtcttcatatttttgttttttttttctatatttgatgTTCTCTTCTTATTCATCATCATTAtctttaaattatatttaattaagatGAGACTCTCAACCATGATTGCTACCAAATCTTCAAACTCAATTCTACTTCAATCctattcttttcaattttttcaactcttgttttctttcccCCATAATTGCTAAAGCTATTAGTATTACtatccatattattaattaattaatttaaatttaatattgcaGTTGGTTTTAGGGAATTAAAGGTATGAATTTGTCATTTATAAGGATGAACGACGTTGAAAGGAAGTGAGAGAAATCATAAGACTTTCGTTAATATAATAGAATTACGGAACTATTCAAGTACGATTAAGACAAGTTTTTTCGATTAAGTTTATACTCCTTTTGTGTGATTTGTTTCCTCAAATCTTTTAATTTAGGCCGGTGTTGATTcagattttgattttaaatcaTTGAAAATGGAATAAAAATCGTACTTCTTCGACTATAAACAGTGAAAAcaaaagataataaatatataatatgtgAGAGAAACGATACATGAATGTACATCATTTGTAATAAACTCTTGTTTACTCTCTAAATTTTAATTcatcttttttattatatttttttaaccaaaatttgtatcattttctttgactttttttttcttccaacaCTAACAAAAATGCTATCGGTAAACTATCTATAGCTCAACTCAACTCTCTTTTTTGCTATagcattttctttttcttcattaaaTAATAACTTATCTATAGCTTTTacattcctttctttttctttaactaatataactatttaatatatactcATTCCTTTACTTTTATTTCATTCTTCTCTAAAGTTATTTTTGTACTATTTTTCTCCTTTAacttctttttatatataatttcattttcatgaaccatatgtattttatattttaaaaaacgaaaaaccaaaagaaaatcattaaaagaaaaaagagttaaCTTCTGTCTATATGCACTCTCATTTTCATgattcaatatttaaaaaaaaaaaatagaaaactaaaaaaatcacaaaaataatttttttaaatcacAAAACTATAGCAAAATTTACATGTTTATCTGTAATATACATTAATAGATATATATCAATAATTAACTcaagttttgttatatttgtaaatattttggtttgtTTTCCTATATTTAAAAGCATCCCTCTTccacttaattttaaaaaaaaaaaac
The sequence above is drawn from the Cucumis melo cultivar AY chromosome 2, USDA_Cmelo_AY_1.0, whole genome shotgun sequence genome and encodes:
- the LOC103492010 gene encoding zinc finger CCCH domain-containing protein 46-like isoform X3; translated protein: MDAYEATTLVYAKIKNLEPENASKIMGFLLIQDLGDKELIRLAFGPETLLHSLILKAKAHLGFPLNSSSSTPSSPSPLNPIARPLNSNPFSQSSPRIPNNGFDLTKNPSSPSTTSSWSLSGITNNVISPKSSPLLSYDSIRAAPFSMPPFMQHKNGFVDSEVIEEPQVNDYLSFLNESSSSRGEDLVDPRTELGRGLQNWTQSMDNADTPFHRRSYSASDVCFGSEDGGFGVGKLEGLFDQREEFMRYKAAQQQRLATASELMAGVSPSQYNKYINFLLQQQNENHRATAAALMMGDEYHKFGMSRSERNDFLALAAEKRNSASRQIYLTFPADSTFKDEDVSEYFSKFGPVQDVRIPYQQKRMFGFVTFVYPETVKNILAKGNPHFICESRVLVKPYKEKGKVPEKRQQHQQQQLDRGDFSPCLSPSGLDARDPYDLNLGARMMYNTQGMMLRRKLEEQVELQQALELQGRRLLNLQLPDLKNDQLHHHHPHNLPICAPLSIESHNQMNQNIFPPDFINQEASEVISGHENNQLATNNAISTQQNFQLEENPCFVQSNSGGKATEDGYNSELLEIHKSVEQVLPDSPFASPKKSALGQHSDISSVKADGCGPNTLPSSS
- the LOC103492010 gene encoding zinc finger CCCH domain-containing protein 46-like isoform X1 encodes the protein MDAYEATTLVYAKIKNLEPENASKIMGFLLIQDLGDKELIRLAFGPETLLHSLILKAKAHLGFPLNSSSSTPSSPSPLNPIARPLNSNPFSQSSPRIPNNGFDLTKNPSSPSTTSSWSLSGITNNVISPKSSPLLSYDSIRAAPFSMPPFMQHKNGFVDSEVIEEPQVNDYLSFLNESSSSRGEDLVDPRTELGRGLQNWTQSMDNADTPFHRRSYSASDVCFGSEDGGFGVGYKPCLYFARGFCKNGSNCKFLHGDFSDSVDPSAAIVGSPSKLEGLFDQREEFMRYKAAQQQRLATASELMAGVSPSQYNKYINFLLQQQNENHRATAAALMMGDEYHKFGMSRSERNDFLALAAEKRNSASRQIYLTFPADSTFKDEDVSEYFSKFGPVQDVRIPYQQKRMFGFVTFVYPETVKNILAKGNPHFICESRVLVKPYKEKGKVPEKRQQHQQQQLDRGDFSPCLSPSGLDARDPYDLNLGARMMYNTQGMMLRRKLEEQVELQQALELQGRRLLNLQLPDLKNDQLHHHHPHNLPICAPLSIESHNQMNQNIFPPDFINQEASEVISGHENNQLATNNAISTQQNFQLEENPCFVQSNSGGKATEDGYNSELLEIHKSVEQVLPDSPFASPKKSALGQHSDISSVKADGCGPNTLPSSS
- the LOC103492010 gene encoding zinc finger CCCH domain-containing protein 46-like isoform X4, yielding MDAYEATTLVYAKIKNLEPENASKIMGFLLIQDLGDKELIRLAFGPETLLHSLILKAKAHLGFPLNSSSSTPSSPSPLNPIARPLNSNPFSQSSPRIPNNGFDLTKNPSSPSTTSSWSLSGITNNVISPKSSPLLSYDSIRAAPFSMPPFMQHKNGFVDSEVIEEPQVNDYLSFLNESSSSRGEDLVDPRTELGRGLQNWTQSMDNADTPFHRRSYSASDVCFGSEDGGFGVGKLEGLFDQREEFMRYKAAQQQRLATASELMAGVSPSQYNKYINFLLQQQNENHRATAAALMMGDEYHKFGMSRSERNDFLALAAEKRNSASRQIYLTFPADSTFKDEDVSEYFSKFGPVQDVRIPYQQKRMFGFVTFVYPETVKNILAKGNPHFICESRVLVKPYKEKGKVPEKRQQHQQQQLDRGDFSPCLSPSGLDARDPYDLNLGARMMYNTQGMMLRRKLEEQVELQQALELQGRRLLNLQLPDLKNDQLHHHHPHNLPICAPLSIESHNQMNQNIFPPDFINQEASEGHENNQLATNNAISTQQNFQLEENPCFVQSNSGGKATEDGYNSELLEIHKSVEQVLPDSPFASPKKSALGQHSDISSVKADGCGPNTLPSSS
- the LOC103492010 gene encoding zinc finger CCCH domain-containing protein 46-like isoform X2 produces the protein MDAYEATTLVYAKIKNLEPENASKIMGFLLIQDLGDKELIRLAFGPETLLHSLILKAKAHLGFPLNSSSSTPSSPSPLNPIARPLNSNPFSQSSPRIPNNGFDLTKNPSSPSTTSSWSLSGITNNVISPKSSPLLSYDSIRAAPFSMPPFMQHKNGFVDSEVIEEPQVNDYLSFLNESSSSRGEDLVDPRTELGRGLQNWTQSMDNADTPFHRRSYSASDVCFGSEDGGFGVGYKPCLYFARGFCKNGSNCKFLHGDFSDSVDPSAAIVGSPSKLEGLFDQREEFMRYKAAQQQRLATASELMAGVSPSQYNKYINFLLQQQNENHRATAAALMMGDEYHKFGMSRSERNDFLALAAEKRNSASRQIYLTFPADSTFKDEDVSEYFSKFGPVQDVRIPYQQKRMFGFVTFVYPETVKNILAKGNPHFICESRVLVKPYKEKGKVPEKRQQHQQQQLDRGDFSPCLSPSGLDARDPYDLNLGARMMYNTQGMMLRRKLEEQVELQQALELQGRRLLNLQLPDLKNDQLHHHHPHNLPICAPLSIESHNQMNQNIFPPDFINQEASEGHENNQLATNNAISTQQNFQLEENPCFVQSNSGGKATEDGYNSELLEIHKSVEQVLPDSPFASPKKSALGQHSDISSVKADGCGPNTLPSSS